A genomic stretch from Hemicordylus capensis ecotype Gifberg chromosome 1, rHemCap1.1.pri, whole genome shotgun sequence includes:
- the CD28 gene encoding T-cell-specific surface glycoprotein CD28 has product MLLWILTALSIIQLASPTEKRISVQQSPRLTVENNATLFCNYTSKQPLVEFKVLLFKGVERTEEVCSVFWNGTYASRKKTQGFSCDVNVIENEKTVLFELLNLSTIQTDIYTCKFERISPAPHEYSESHGTVIHVRAPGRTCPEIQPEYLIPMATTIGVLVFYSVLITTAFFFCWLKIRRNKIIQNDYLNMIQWQTNGPKKRHPQPGVPARNYTAYRSWEP; this is encoded by the exons AAAAGAGAATTTCAGTGCAACAAAGTCCTCGGCTCACAGTAGAAAACAATGCTACATTATTCTGCAACTACACATCTAAACAACCTTTAGTGGAATTCAAAGTCTTACTCTTTAAAGGAGTAGAAAGGACAGAGGAAGTCTGCTCAGTTTTCTGGAATGGAACTTATGCCTCTCGCAAAAAAACCCAGGGATTCAGCTGTGATGTGAACGTAATTGAAAACGAAAAGACAGTGCTTTTTGAACTGCTGAACCTGAGCACCATTCAGACAGACATTTATACTTGCAAATTTGAGCGCATAAGTCCAGCACCACATGAGTACAGTGAAAGTCATGGGACTGTCATTCATGTGAGAG cTCCAGGACGTACGTGTCCAGAAATACAACCAGAATACTTGATACCTATGGCCACAACTATTGGAGTTCTTGTTTTCTACAGTGTTCTAATCACAACAGCTTTTTTCTTCTGCTGG CTGAAAATAAGGAGGAACAAGATAATTCAGAATGACTATTTAAATATGATTCAGTGGCAAACCAATGGTCCAAAGAAGAGGCATCCTCAGCCAGGTGTCCCAGCAAGGAACTATACTGCGTACCGATCTTGGGAGCCATGA